A portion of the Oncorhynchus nerka isolate Pitt River linkage group LG27, Oner_Uvic_2.0, whole genome shotgun sequence genome contains these proteins:
- the nqo1 gene encoding NAD(P)H dehydrogenase [quinone] 1 isoform X2 produces MAQKTVLIVYAHQSGGSFNSAAKDVAVEALGQQGYKVVVSDLYAMNFRASATMEDITGEVKNPEHFKYGEETMHAWKEGRLSDDIIAEHRKVEAAELVIFQFPMYWFSVPAIMKGWIDRVLTQGFAFSLQKMYNNGIFKDKKAMLSFSTGSMQTMYRPDGLNGDINVTLWPLQNGVLHFCGFQVLAPQVFWCPGHSPPANRTAMLDGWRARLKTLLVERPLTFAPSEMFDLTFPGGFVLRPEVREEQSTRPHGITTGHHLGKPLPPDNQLKADDPSPLTTS; encoded by the exons ctcAGAAGACAGTGCTGATTGTGTACGCCCATCAGAGTGGGGGGTCCTTTAACTCGGCAGCGAAGGATGTTGCCGTGGAAGCCCTCGGACAGCAGGGCTACAAGGTTGTTGTGTCTGACCTTTACGCCATGAACTTCAGAGCCTCCGCCACAATGGAGGAtatcacag GTGAGGTGAAGAACCCGGAGCACTTCAAGTACGGAGAGGAGACCATGCATGCCTGGAAGGAGGGTCGACTCAGTGATGACATCATAGCTGAGCATCGGAAAGTGGAGGCGGCGGAGCTCGTCATCTTCCAG ttCCCTATGTACTGGTTCAGCGTTCCAGCCATCATGAAGGGCTGGATAGACAGAGTCCTGACTCAAGGCTTTGCCTTCTCGCTGCAGAAGATGTACAACAATGGAATATTCAAG GACAAGAAGGCCATGTTGTCGTTCAGCACTGGGTCAATGCAGACTATGTACCGCCCTGACGGCCTCAACGGAGACATTAACGTCACACTGTGGCCCCTACAG AACGGCGTGCTTCACTTCTGTGGGTTCCAGGTGCTAGCCCCCCAGGTGTTCTGGTGTCCGGGACACAGCCCCCCCGCGAATCGGACAGCCATGCTGGATGGCTGGAGGGCCAGGCTGAAGACCTTGCTGGTCGAGCGACCCCTGACTTTTGCTCCCAGCGAGATGTTTGACCTGACCTTCCCCGGGGGCTTCGTGCTGCGGCCGGAGGTCAGGGAGGAGCAGAGCACCCGCCCCCACGGCATCACCACCGGACACCACCTGGGGAAACCCCTCCCCCCTGACAACCAGCTGAAGGCTGATGACCCCTCCCCCCTGACAACCAGCTGA